In Bythopirellula goksoeyrii, a single window of DNA contains:
- a CDS encoding beta-propeller domain-containing protein: protein MVSRKQLGTSFSSLLRRGWGGAARARSPRKADQRFHVERLEDRYLMDGAGFVHTDPDADPDSVVGVAGIEAQDDYIEASTGTQQLRIDVLSNDPLPDGATGLHIKMVSETAKGATVAISEDGKRLIYTPPEGGVTFDTFYYIVEDNDGKLGKANVTVGEKDSGEGYRPPYYFSRDDNYTLYEDSPIQTLKVLANDGPFATGEIIEIADQEGIGGTVEIAEDGKSLLYQAPPATTGSDRFTYTVRNAEGETATYHVSINVIKPIQTRSEDGLNFDVGTGPHVLNVLERDVILASTPETPRIVEVSQPEVGGTFQISADGQRVIYQPSEGFLGSISFEYVLRYGSLDHQVVTGYETLSIQNTFLAVDNWFAVSPGSPSQELDVLANDPTLKRRIGWSGTKPDVTLSIIGVSVGTHEGQVTISTGGKLLYTPAAGFTGEETFNYTVEDSNGHIDSAQVTVLVSEQVADAGVPKFILPGELEQFLIDQAVERYKNQFGMTQMHYTGQIEYSYTLYDTTSDVIRTTNFLSSSSDHSETNTQEAGVDEADIVETDGQFVYTFSHGKLVIVDVSDPTDPDLMSFTAFEDRYHEMYLQGDRLTLISRGWNKVSPSIVTVLDITDRANPAIVERTEIDGRIVDSRAVGDRVYVAISGVELPIVESTVTVPAEEGDPYEYRTNETLDEYVARVRSTLLETALPTYETYDAAGELIASGLLTDPTQIHKPIDTVDNDLMSLVTFDVADGEAGPDSSTGIFTSSASEVYMSGSSFYVMRNSNEETAIFKFTIDDEGTATMAATGKVGGLLLNQFSVDEHEGRLRIATTETRMETVLDRWGREITRQRQRFNNLFVLEQEGTELEVVGEIRNLAPTETIKSVRFMDDRAYVTTFRVVDPLFSVDLSDPTAPTVTGALKIPGYSDYLHPVGEDYVIGIGRDADEITGRLGPLQISLFYVGDMTNPTLVDQVTMEGAEWHLSEAWSDHHAVAYFAEDQVLTIPVGWSESVPADWDGDGIFEGTSYENHSAIWAFEIDVDQQGGGAIEIAGSVEHTSDATSYRYHGNQARRSVRVGQSLITLSDDYLKISRLHNVSEQLSEIYLGTLPRDDQFTVEEDSPEVTLDVRANDRLGIGGEAPRIVSVTQPTAGVRYWDSPIYAMNSLTLAVPMVAELTPVSQVKDVGTVEISEDGESLVFTPAENFFGTATFTYAVFDEVRGEQQATVTLTVTNTPDDPDAVDDEFEIDVDSGPTKLDVLANDANPDWGGYFPFATPYSVIDTMVISDAIFSIPYHPPSVVGLTITDISSPDQGGSIAIDPGGLGLTYTPAAGFEGIETFTYTITNHVGDTDVATVTIRVGETASLEIVDTPLPNEVEPVKPSKIESTESLPYLSRELFRPQGRQRSDTPVTQQVAHKERERVPIDRIAGRATYRAAHLDLSVPRDRAFAKLTASDLVFSSEFDSDALARELAALVG from the coding sequence ATGGTTAGTCGCAAACAGCTGGGAACCTCCTTTTCGTCTCTCCTCCGCCGGGGTTGGGGGGGTGCTGCCCGGGCGCGGTCCCCTCGGAAGGCCGATCAGCGATTTCATGTCGAGCGACTCGAAGATCGCTATCTGATGGACGGGGCAGGGTTTGTCCACACCGACCCCGATGCAGATCCTGATTCGGTGGTTGGTGTGGCCGGGATCGAGGCCCAGGACGACTACATCGAGGCGAGCACAGGTACCCAGCAACTCCGCATCGATGTGCTCTCGAACGATCCACTGCCGGATGGCGCGACTGGGCTGCACATCAAGATGGTGAGCGAGACGGCCAAAGGGGCGACGGTCGCGATCAGCGAGGATGGGAAGCGGCTAATCTATACACCGCCCGAGGGAGGCGTGACGTTCGATACGTTTTACTACATTGTCGAGGACAACGATGGCAAACTCGGCAAGGCGAACGTGACGGTGGGAGAGAAAGACTCCGGAGAAGGCTATCGGCCCCCGTATTATTTCAGCCGAGATGACAACTATACGCTTTACGAAGACAGCCCGATTCAGACGCTGAAAGTGTTGGCCAACGATGGTCCGTTTGCCACTGGCGAGATTATTGAAATCGCCGACCAGGAGGGTATTGGTGGAACGGTGGAAATCGCCGAGGACGGAAAATCCTTGCTCTACCAGGCTCCACCAGCCACGACGGGCAGCGATCGGTTTACCTATACCGTACGGAATGCTGAGGGCGAAACAGCGACCTATCACGTGTCCATCAACGTTATCAAACCAATTCAAACACGTTCCGAGGACGGACTGAATTTTGATGTCGGTACGGGTCCCCATGTCTTGAATGTGTTAGAGCGAGACGTGATTCTGGCCAGCACGCCCGAAACACCTCGGATCGTGGAAGTATCGCAACCAGAAGTAGGGGGCACATTTCAAATCAGCGCCGACGGACAACGGGTGATCTACCAACCTAGTGAGGGTTTTCTTGGTTCGATCAGCTTCGAGTACGTCCTGCGCTACGGATCGCTCGACCATCAGGTGGTCACCGGCTATGAGACCTTGAGCATCCAGAACACATTTCTGGCTGTCGACAATTGGTTTGCAGTGAGTCCTGGCAGCCCATCGCAGGAACTCGATGTCTTGGCAAACGATCCCACCCTTAAGCGGCGCATCGGCTGGAGTGGCACCAAGCCAGACGTAACGCTTTCGATAATTGGAGTCAGCGTTGGTACTCACGAAGGGCAAGTAACCATCTCAACTGGCGGCAAGCTACTCTACACTCCCGCGGCAGGTTTCACCGGTGAGGAGACTTTCAACTACACGGTAGAGGACTCCAATGGTCACATTGATTCCGCACAAGTGACCGTGCTTGTATCCGAACAGGTTGCTGATGCAGGCGTGCCGAAGTTTATCTTGCCGGGGGAACTCGAACAATTTCTCATCGATCAGGCCGTCGAGCGCTATAAGAATCAATTCGGCATGACGCAGATGCATTACACCGGACAGATCGAATATAGCTACACCTTATACGATACTACGAGTGACGTGATAAGAACGACGAATTTCCTTTCGTCCTCAAGCGATCACTCAGAGACCAACACCCAAGAAGCAGGGGTCGATGAGGCAGACATCGTCGAGACCGACGGCCAGTTTGTCTACACCTTCTCGCACGGCAAGCTGGTGATCGTCGATGTGTCTGACCCGACAGATCCTGATCTGATGTCATTCACAGCTTTCGAAGACCGCTACCACGAAATGTATCTACAGGGAGACCGCCTGACGCTCATCTCCCGCGGTTGGAACAAAGTCAGCCCTTCGATTGTTACTGTGCTAGATATTACGGACCGTGCGAATCCGGCAATCGTCGAGCGAACCGAGATCGATGGTCGCATCGTTGATTCGCGTGCTGTGGGGGATCGAGTTTATGTAGCCATCAGTGGTGTCGAACTGCCGATTGTGGAGAGCACAGTCACTGTGCCGGCCGAGGAAGGGGATCCCTACGAGTACCGTACCAATGAAACTCTCGACGAGTATGTAGCCCGGGTGCGGTCTACCTTGTTAGAAACCGCGTTGCCGACTTATGAGACTTACGACGCTGCCGGCGAACTCATCGCCTCGGGTTTATTGACCGATCCCACGCAGATCCATAAGCCGATCGACACAGTCGACAACGATTTGATGTCGCTGGTCACGTTTGATGTGGCAGACGGTGAGGCAGGGCCGGATAGCTCCACGGGAATATTCACTTCCAGCGCTAGCGAAGTGTACATGTCGGGTAGCTCGTTCTATGTAATGCGAAACTCGAACGAGGAAACGGCGATCTTCAAATTCACAATCGATGACGAGGGGACCGCCACCATGGCGGCCACCGGCAAAGTTGGCGGGCTGCTGCTCAATCAATTCTCGGTCGATGAGCACGAAGGGCGACTGCGCATCGCTACGACCGAGACTCGAATGGAAACCGTGTTGGATCGCTGGGGCCGAGAGATCACGCGGCAACGACAGCGATTCAATAACTTGTTCGTTCTCGAACAAGAGGGGACGGAACTGGAAGTTGTCGGAGAAATTCGAAATTTGGCCCCTACCGAGACGATCAAGTCAGTACGTTTCATGGATGACCGAGCCTACGTGACCACCTTCCGGGTGGTCGATCCGCTGTTCTCGGTGGATCTCAGCGATCCGACCGCTCCCACGGTGACCGGTGCTTTAAAGATACCCGGCTACTCGGACTACTTGCACCCCGTCGGCGAAGATTATGTGATCGGTATCGGCCGCGATGCGGACGAAATAACGGGTCGCCTGGGGCCGCTGCAGATCTCACTTTTCTATGTGGGTGATATGACCAATCCTACGCTCGTCGATCAAGTAACCATGGAAGGTGCCGAGTGGCATTTAAGCGAAGCATGGAGCGACCACCATGCGGTGGCATACTTTGCCGAGGATCAGGTACTTACGATTCCTGTCGGCTGGAGCGAATCGGTGCCGGCTGATTGGGATGGAGACGGCATCTTTGAAGGGACAAGCTACGAAAACCACTCGGCGATCTGGGCATTCGAGATCGACGTCGACCAGCAAGGTGGCGGTGCGATTGAGATTGCAGGAAGCGTGGAGCATACGAGCGACGCGACATCGTATCGATACCACGGAAATCAAGCACGCCGGAGTGTGCGCGTGGGTCAGTCGCTCATTACCCTTTCAGATGACTATCTCAAGATCAGCCGACTACATAATGTCTCGGAGCAACTCTCCGAGATTTATTTGGGGACGCTTCCCCGAGACGATCAGTTCACGGTGGAAGAAGATAGTCCCGAGGTGACACTCGACGTGCGGGCCAACGATCGACTGGGTATTGGTGGTGAGGCGCCTCGCATTGTCTCCGTTACGCAACCCACGGCTGGAGTTAGGTACTGGGACAGTCCTATCTACGCCATGAATTCTTTAACCCTCGCAGTACCGATGGTTGCGGAGTTGACGCCTGTTTCGCAAGTCAAAGATGTCGGCACGGTTGAGATTTCAGAAGATGGCGAGTCGCTAGTTTTCACTCCTGCAGAAAACTTCTTCGGCACGGCGACCTTCACTTATGCGGTTTTCGATGAAGTCCGCGGCGAACAGCAGGCTACGGTCACACTCACCGTGACCAACACGCCAGATGATCCTGATGCGGTGGATGATGAATTCGAGATTGATGTTGATTCTGGTCCCACAAAACTTGACGTACTGGCCAACGACGCGAACCCCGACTGGGGTGGCTACTTTCCCTTTGCTACGCCTTATTCGGTGATCGATACGATGGTTATCAGCGATGCTATTTTTAGCATTCCCTATCATCCCCCCTCCGTCGTTGGACTCACGATTACCGACATCAGTTCGCCTGACCAAGGGGGTTCGATTGCAATCGATCCAGGGGGGCTTGGACTTACCTACACACCGGCAGCAGGTTTTGAAGGGATCGAGACCTTCACTTACACGATTACTAATCATGTTGGGGATACCGATGTTGCTACGGTAACCATCCGCGTGGGAGAAACGGCTTCGTTGGAAATTGTCGATACCCCATTACCGAATGAAGTGGAGCCGGTCAAACCGAGTAAGATCGAGTCGACCGAATCACTTCCCTATCTCTCTCGAGAACTTTTTCGACCTCAAGGACGACAGCGGTCAGACACACCGGTTACCCAACAAGTTGCCCACAAAGAGAGGGAGCGAGTTCCAATAGATAGAATTGCTGGACGAGCGACATATCGTGCAGCGCATTTGGATTTGTCAGTGCCTCGCGACCGGGCCTTCGCCAAACTCACAGCTAGTGATTTGGTGTTTTCATCTGAATTCGACTCCGACGCACTTGCCCGGGAACTCGCGGCACTCGTTGGCTGA
- a CDS encoding matrixin family metalloprotease, whose translation MRLALFLTLAAGFLYSSPHSATAYNLFPFTLGGGETGYAKWGGDNHAGTPGGAVTWSLMPTGTTLDASAPTYLHGTSDLTPVFNQVGGQAAALAMIQSALDRWSTVANIEFVYVGIDDGTPFSAPYAPGQVLGDIRIGAFEIDGFSAAVGFTAPPNGGTTLEGDVIFNNKSDISFYVAPEAEGELYDLYPPGGGFYRNEFEGLAAHELGHALGLAHSDVSDGLMCGYVDSGFDGSLCSYFDPDGDGKAPVNRIPDPDDVDGVQFLYGPPPSADFDNDGDVDGQDFLVWQRGNSVPFLSASSLVNWQAQYETGSLSANLAVPEPSLMMMTCILGCILSCSREFKLSAAMR comes from the coding sequence ATGCGATTGGCATTGTTCTTAACACTGGCTGCTGGTTTTCTCTACTCGAGCCCCCACTCAGCGACTGCATACAATTTGTTTCCTTTCACACTCGGTGGAGGTGAGACGGGTTATGCAAAATGGGGAGGGGACAATCATGCTGGCACACCCGGAGGTGCAGTAACCTGGAGCTTGATGCCAACTGGTACCACGCTCGACGCTTCCGCTCCGACTTACCTACACGGGACGTCGGACCTCACTCCCGTGTTTAATCAAGTGGGGGGACAAGCAGCGGCCCTGGCGATGATTCAATCCGCGCTTGACCGTTGGTCAACGGTCGCTAACATCGAGTTCGTCTACGTGGGGATCGACGATGGCACTCCGTTCTCGGCGCCTTACGCTCCTGGGCAGGTACTGGGCGACATCCGCATCGGCGCTTTCGAAATTGATGGTTTCTCGGCAGCGGTAGGATTTACTGCTCCCCCTAACGGCGGCACGACGCTCGAAGGGGATGTGATCTTCAACAACAAGTCCGATATCTCATTCTACGTGGCACCGGAAGCCGAGGGGGAGTTATACGACCTATATCCCCCCGGCGGCGGATTCTATCGCAACGAGTTCGAAGGGCTAGCGGCCCATGAACTGGGACACGCGTTGGGGCTAGCTCACTCGGATGTGTCCGATGGTTTGATGTGCGGATATGTCGACTCCGGTTTCGACGGCAGTCTGTGCAGTTACTTCGATCCGGACGGCGATGGCAAAGCCCCTGTCAATCGCATTCCCGACCCCGACGATGTGGATGGCGTACAGTTCCTCTACGGACCGCCGCCCTCAGCCGATTTTGATAACGATGGCGACGTGGATGGCCAGGATTTCTTGGTGTGGCAGCGAGGCAATTCCGTTCCATTTCTGAGTGCAAGCAGCTTGGTCAACTGGCAAGCTCAGTACGAGACGGGCTCGCTGAGTGCAAACTTGGCCGTTCCAGAACCAAGTCTGATGATGATGACTTGTATTTTGGGCTGCATTCTATCCTGTAGCCGCGAATTCAAACTATCTGCCGCAATGCGCTGA